One genomic region from Rubinisphaera margarita encodes:
- a CDS encoding sugar phosphate isomerase/epimerase family protein: MSTRFSVSTSSLEMPLRQAIRTAAEMKFSSIRCDVRTELKPRELTQTGRREFLHLLKEFDLQLAALNFTVRRPFYEQEELDARVAATREALELAGQLKVRHLCLRIGDIPEQDSPNFGILQQAIEDLTRHGNHVGAVLTVIPVGRTLDGLQQFLSTIRSGPIAVDFDPSRFLLGGQDPVQALRNLHQYVEQFTARDATRDFAGGGEEVPLGRGEVVWDQTLATLSEVGYRGPIHVQRTTGSNRLKDLANAVAYLTRVSGEIW, encoded by the coding sequence ATGTCGACCCGATTTTCCGTCAGCACCAGCTCTCTCGAAATGCCCCTGCGGCAGGCGATCCGTACTGCTGCCGAGATGAAGTTTTCGAGCATTCGCTGCGATGTCCGCACTGAGTTGAAGCCTCGAGAACTGACCCAGACCGGGCGACGAGAGTTTCTGCATCTGCTGAAGGAGTTCGATCTTCAGCTGGCCGCCCTGAATTTCACTGTGCGCCGGCCGTTCTATGAACAGGAGGAACTGGATGCCCGTGTGGCGGCGACACGGGAAGCACTCGAACTGGCCGGCCAGCTGAAAGTGCGGCATCTCTGCCTGCGAATCGGTGATATTCCCGAGCAGGACAGCCCGAACTTCGGCATCTTGCAACAGGCGATCGAGGATCTCACGCGGCATGGGAATCACGTTGGAGCCGTGCTCACGGTGATCCCGGTCGGACGCACGCTGGATGGGCTGCAGCAGTTTTTGTCGACGATCCGCTCCGGCCCCATTGCCGTGGACTTCGATCCGTCCCGGTTTCTGCTTGGCGGACAGGATCCCGTTCAGGCGTTGCGGAATCTGCATCAGTATGTGGAACAGTTTACGGCTCGGGACGCGACTCGCGACTTCGCCGGCGGCGGAGAAGAAGTTCCGCTGGGCCGGGGGGAAGTTGTCTGGGATCAAACGCTCGCCACGCTTTCGGAAGTCGGCTATCGCGGCCCGATCCACGTCCAGCGGACGACCGGCTCCAATCGCCTGAAGGATTTGGCAAACGCCGTCGCTTACCTGACTCGCGTCAGTGGAGAAATCTGGTAG
- a CDS encoding alpha/beta hydrolase, protein MRSRIPLLALTVLISVPFFHGCQQFDESGETMSLAPSRDRKSKSYDIVRVFYGTNRTATGDSRWNRYYGNEPGELEYGVCEVSIPRSHRYGEIERPSIWRLEFEESADKHILLQNIEPRSEADFVTELQHDVGRSPLREAFVFIHGYNVTFAQASYRAAQMAHDLRFSGPPILYSWPSRGELSGYVADLSAADGSTQHLKTFLERVARDSGADRIHLIAHSMGNRVTTEVLSKLADEGAWNRIPRFNQIILAAPDVDASTFKQEIAPRIVQGGERVTIYASAHDRALQASRLVHRSCRLGQGGENLTTFPELSMIEMVDATGVDFSFFELGHAEYGDALLSDVKLALRGYQAEQRGLEPLPVGAAWRVPPANRRPKPESEPGIVVVAKMETPAEEPEVVTPTGFWSYLKSLWPFQ, encoded by the coding sequence ATGAGAAGTCGTATTCCTCTCCTTGCGCTGACCGTATTGATCTCGGTTCCGTTTTTCCACGGCTGCCAGCAGTTCGATGAAAGCGGCGAAACGATGAGTCTGGCGCCGTCCCGCGATCGCAAGTCGAAATCGTACGACATTGTGCGGGTTTTCTACGGGACCAATCGAACAGCTACCGGCGATTCCCGCTGGAATCGGTACTACGGAAATGAACCGGGCGAACTGGAGTACGGCGTTTGCGAAGTCAGCATTCCGCGATCGCACCGGTACGGCGAGATTGAACGTCCCAGCATCTGGCGACTTGAATTCGAGGAATCCGCCGATAAGCACATCCTGCTTCAGAATATCGAACCCCGGTCCGAGGCCGACTTCGTCACCGAACTTCAGCACGACGTCGGGCGTTCCCCACTTCGCGAAGCCTTTGTCTTCATTCACGGCTACAACGTGACTTTCGCCCAGGCGAGTTATCGGGCCGCTCAGATGGCGCACGACCTGCGATTCTCCGGGCCGCCCATTCTCTACAGCTGGCCCTCGCGTGGAGAGCTCTCGGGCTACGTAGCCGATCTGAGCGCCGCCGACGGTTCAACACAGCACCTGAAGACATTCCTGGAAAGGGTGGCCCGCGATTCCGGAGCGGACCGCATTCATCTGATCGCCCACAGCATGGGCAATCGGGTGACGACCGAGGTTCTCAGTAAACTGGCCGATGAAGGGGCCTGGAACCGCATTCCGCGCTTCAACCAGATCATCCTTGCCGCTCCTGATGTCGATGCCAGCACCTTCAAGCAGGAGATCGCTCCCCGGATCGTTCAGGGCGGAGAGCGGGTCACGATTTACGCCTCGGCTCATGATCGAGCATTGCAGGCTTCGCGACTTGTTCATCGCAGCTGTCGCCTGGGGCAGGGGGGTGAGAATCTCACAACCTTCCCCGAGTTGAGCATGATTGAAATGGTCGATGCCACCGGAGTGGACTTCTCGTTCTTTGAACTGGGACACGCCGAGTATGGAGACGCCCTTCTGTCTGACGTGAAGCTGGCTCTTCGCGGCTATCAGGCCGAGCAACGGGGCCTCGAACCTCTTCCAGTCGGAGCCGCGTGGCGCGTGCCGCCGGCCAATCGCCGCCCCAAGCCTGAGTCGGAACCGGGTATCGTTGTCGTAGCGAAAATGGAGACCCCGGCCGAGGAGCCGGAGGTTGTCACGCCGACAGGCTTCTGGAGCTATCTGAAAAGCCTCTGGCCGTTCCAGTAG